Proteins co-encoded in one Vidua chalybeata isolate OUT-0048 chromosome 18, bVidCha1 merged haplotype, whole genome shotgun sequence genomic window:
- the CCDC92 gene encoding coiled-coil domain-containing protein 92 isoform X1 — MATSTLENQLQSAQKNLLFLQREHANTLKGLHAELRRLQQHCTDLTYELTVKCSDLSESGGSRSDELKSKCKDLEAQLKIKEAENSELLKELEQKNAMIMVLENTIKEREKKYLEELKMKSHKLNMLSSELEQRASTIAYLTSQLHAAKKKLMNASGTSEGTPSGSPVLSSYKPSPPKDKLPETPRRRMKKSLSTPLNPEFEEAYRIGSESRKLVLREPVDAMPDPTPFLLARETAEVHLIKERPLVIPPIPSDRAPGESHSPAREKPHKAHIGVAHRIHHAAPAQPQEVETLAVDQVHGNKVVRKHSGTDRTV; from the exons ATGGCCACCTCAACCCTGGAGAACCAGCTGCAGAGTGCCCAGAAGAacctgctgttcctgcagcgGGAGCACGCCAACACCCTGAAGGGGCTGCACGCGGAGCTGCGCcgcctgcagcagcactgcacag atttaaCCTATGAGCTGACTGTAAAGTGTTCAGACTTGTCAG AAAGTGGTGGTTCAAGAAGTGATGAACTCAAAAGTAAGTGCAAAGATCTTGAAGCTCAGCTGAAAATCAAAGAAGCTGAAAACAGTGAATTGTTGAAAGAACTTGAACAAAAGAACGCGATGATAATGGTGCTGGAAAACACtattaaagaaagagaaaagaagtatttggaagagttaaaaatgaaaagccatAAGCTCAATATGTTGTCCAGTGAACTGGAGCAGAGAGCGAGCACGATTGCGTATCTGACCTCTCAGCTGCATGCAGCCAAGAAGAAGCTGATGAATGCCAGCGGGACTTCGGAGGGGACCCCCTCTGGCAGCCCCGTGCTGTCCAGCTACAAACCGTCCCCTCCCAAGGACAAACTGCCGGAGACGCCGCGGCGCAGGATGAAGAAGAGTCTGTCCACGCCGCTGAACCCCGAGTTCGAAGAGGCCTACAGAATAGGGTCAGAGAGCCGGAAGCTGGTGCTGCGAGAGCCCGTGGATGCCATGCCCGATCCCACGCCCTTTCTGCTGGCCAGGGAGACGGCAGAGGTGCATCTGATCAAGGAGAGGCCGCTGGTCATTCCACCGATCCCTTCGGATCGCGCGCCCGGCGAATCGCACAGCCCCGCCCGCGAGAAGCCGCACAAGGCGCACATCGGGGTGGCTCATCGCATCCACCACGCCGCGCCCGCCCAGCCGCAGGAGGTGGAGACCCTGGCAGTGGATCAGGTCCATGGGAACAAAGTGGTCAGAAAGCACTCGGGGACAGACAGAACTGTCTGA
- the CCDC92 gene encoding coiled-coil domain-containing protein 92 isoform X2, whose protein sequence is MSSSVIMSVSLSPCEQVRMATSTLENQLQSAQKNLLFLQREHANTLKGLHAELRRLQQHCTDLTYELTVKCSDLSESGGSRSDELKSKCKDLEAQLKIKEAENSELLKELEQKNAMIMVLENTIKEREKKYLEELKMKSHKLNMLSSELEQRASTIAYLTSQLHAAKKKLMNASGTSEGTPSGSPVLSSYKPSPPKDKLPETPRRRMKKSLSTPLNPEFEEAYRIGSESRKLVLREPVDAMPDPTPFLLARETAEVHLIKERPLVIPPIPSDRAPGESHSPAREKPHKAHIGVAHRIHHAAPAQPQEVETLAVDQVHGNKVVRKHSGTDRTV, encoded by the exons ATGTCCAGCAGTGTGATAATGAGTGTTAGTCTATCTCCATGTGAGCA ggtcaGGATGGCCACCTCAACCCTGGAGAACCAGCTGCAGAGTGCCCAGAAGAacctgctgttcctgcagcgGGAGCACGCCAACACCCTGAAGGGGCTGCACGCGGAGCTGCGCcgcctgcagcagcactgcacag atttaaCCTATGAGCTGACTGTAAAGTGTTCAGACTTGTCAG AAAGTGGTGGTTCAAGAAGTGATGAACTCAAAAGTAAGTGCAAAGATCTTGAAGCTCAGCTGAAAATCAAAGAAGCTGAAAACAGTGAATTGTTGAAAGAACTTGAACAAAAGAACGCGATGATAATGGTGCTGGAAAACACtattaaagaaagagaaaagaagtatttggaagagttaaaaatgaaaagccatAAGCTCAATATGTTGTCCAGTGAACTGGAGCAGAGAGCGAGCACGATTGCGTATCTGACCTCTCAGCTGCATGCAGCCAAGAAGAAGCTGATGAATGCCAGCGGGACTTCGGAGGGGACCCCCTCTGGCAGCCCCGTGCTGTCCAGCTACAAACCGTCCCCTCCCAAGGACAAACTGCCGGAGACGCCGCGGCGCAGGATGAAGAAGAGTCTGTCCACGCCGCTGAACCCCGAGTTCGAAGAGGCCTACAGAATAGGGTCAGAGAGCCGGAAGCTGGTGCTGCGAGAGCCCGTGGATGCCATGCCCGATCCCACGCCCTTTCTGCTGGCCAGGGAGACGGCAGAGGTGCATCTGATCAAGGAGAGGCCGCTGGTCATTCCACCGATCCCTTCGGATCGCGCGCCCGGCGAATCGCACAGCCCCGCCCGCGAGAAGCCGCACAAGGCGCACATCGGGGTGGCTCATCGCATCCACCACGCCGCGCCCGCCCAGCCGCAGGAGGTGGAGACCCTGGCAGTGGATCAGGTCCATGGGAACAAAGTGGTCAGAAAGCACTCGGGGACAGACAGAACTGTCTGA